GCCTCAGCGATTCCGATCCCAAAAAGCCGGATCATTTCGAGTAACTCATCCGACCCTGATCATCCTTCTCCACAGCCTCCGACAGATCCTTTCCCGATCTGGATCAAGCGAGCCGACGTCCACAATACCCAATCCGGGGATGTCGAGCTTGTGCTATCTCCGGAGGAGCTTCGAATAACTCTGGCATCGCTCCACGGCAGGGGAATCTCCCGAGTAGTGCTGCAGCAGCACATTCCGGGGGATTTAATCAAGTTCTATGGGATCGGGAAGCCACTCGCGAGTCATCGAAAGGATGTGTGGTTTCAGTGGTTCTATCACCGGGATCAGGAATTGGCTCGGTATCCCTTTTCAGAGGAGGCGTTACAGACCCTTACGCAGCAGGCGGCTTCCGCCATCGGCCTTGAGGTGTACGGAGGCGATGCCATCGTCACGCCAGCCGGGGAGTTCTTTCTCATCGACATCAATGCCTGGCCTTCGTTTGCGTTGTTTCGCGAGGAGGCGGCTCCCCGGATTGCCGAATGGCTGCTGCATCGCCTGAGACAAGGAGCGCTCTCATGAAGCGAAATATTCCTGGAAAGCGGTCGAAGGCGATCTTCACCCGTGAGCAGCGCCACATGGCGCCTGGCCTGCAGTCGATTGCACTGTATTCCGGGCTGGCGATGGCGAGAGGGGAAGGGTGTATCCTGATCGACGAGGACGGCAACCGGTATCTCGATTTCATGGCCGGGATCGGCGTCGGGAGCATCGGGCATACGCATCCGCACTACGTCGAGGCGATGAAGGCCCAGATCGAGCGGCTGACGTTCGGTAGCTTCACCACTGAGAATCGAGCTCGGTTTCTCACGCTGTTGGCATCGGTGACACCGAGGGGGCTCAAGCAGATCCAGATGTATTCCAGCGGGGCGGAGGCGGTCGAGGCCGCCTTCCGACTTGCCAAGTCGGCGACGCAAAAGTTCGAGTTTGTCGGCTTCTGGGGCGGGTTCCACGGTAAGACCGGCGGGGTCCTTGGGCTGTTGGGGGATGACTTTAAAAAGCAGTTGGGGCCCTTTATGCCTGGCCTCTACAGCGCCCCGTATGCTAACTGTTATCGCTGTCCTTTGAAGCTCCGTTATCCAGACTGCGGCATCGCCTGCGCGGACTTCTTACGCCAGGTAATCCGGTATCAGACCCAGGGCGAGATTGCCGCGATCATCGTGGAACCGATTCAAGGGACTGCCGGAAATGTGATTCCGCCTCCAGGATTCTTGAACGCGGTACAGGCGATTGCCAAGGAGTGCGGCGCTCTGTTGATTGCCGACGAGATGCTCACGGGTTTCGGTCGTACCGGTTCGATGTGGGGATGCGATCACGAGCCGATTGTGCCGGACGTGATGACCGTCGGTAAAGGAATGGGCGGAGGGTTCCCGGTCAGCGGGGTGATCTCGACACAAAAGCTGATGGCCAGCAAGCCCTTCGGTAATCCGAGTGGAAGCTCTTCAAGCTATGGAGGTAATCCGCTCGCCTCAACAGCCGGGCTGGCCGCTCTCGAAGTGATCCTGAAGGATCAGCTTGTGGCAAATGCCAGGCACGTCGGCACGGTTATGCTGAAGCGGCTGCAGGCGATGAAGGAGAAATACCCGTTTGTGGGCGACGTCAGGGGTAGAGGGCTCTTGCTTGGGGTCGAGCTGGTCAAGGATAAGCAGACGAAGGAGCCGCTGCCGAAGCCGATTGCGCAAAGGTTGTTTCAGGCCTGCCTCCGAAGGGGACTGCTCGCCATGTGCTATTCCTATACCATCCGGATCAACCCGCCGCTTCCGATCACCGAGACGCAGGCGTTGGAAGGGCTGGACATCCTCGATGAGGCATTTGCCGAACTGGAAAAGAAAGAGTATAGGGGATGAAGATAGGGCATAGGGTGGAGGGTATAGGGTGGAGGAGTGAGAAGAATCGCCGGGTTTTCTTTACACCCTGCACCCTACATCCTGCATCCTGCATTTAATCATGTTGAACGGTGCCATCATTGGTTTGGGGAATGTGGCGGTCAATGGACACCTTCCCGGATGGGAAGGATGCGGGCAGGCTCGGATCGTTGCCGCCGCTGATGCTCTGCAGGAGCGGATCGTCGAGGCCGGACAGCGTCTTCCACAGGCCAGGCTCTACACCGAGGTCGAGGAGCTGCTTGCCTCCGAATCTCTCGACTTCCTCGATATCTGTACGCCCCCGGGAACCCATGCATCCCTCAGTCGGCTGGCCCTCGACAGGGGACTCCATGTGTTATGCGAGAAGCCCCTTGTGCTTTCCCCTGATGAGCTGCGATTAGTAAGGCGTGCTCAGGTAGAAAGCGGGCGAGTCCTGCATACCGTCCATAACTGGTTGTACGCGCCGATCATCTTGAAAGCAACGGACCTGATTCGGGAGGGGCGGATCGGGACAGTGCAGCACATAGACTGGCAGGTGATCCGTTGCGAACCGTCAGTCGCGGTACAGTCTTCCTCGTATTCCATCGAAAGAGCGGCGCGCGACCCTTCGTCCAAGCTCAGGACAGGCAACTGGCGGCTCGATCCGGCGATGGCGGGTGGCGGCATCCTGCTGGACCACGGTTGGCACGCCCTGTACATCATATTGCGCTGGCTTGATCACGACCCAAAGACGGTCGCTGCCTTACTCGAAAAGCGAGTGCATCCGGAATGGTCCGTTGAGGATACCGCCACCGTCCGGTTGAACTTTCCAGAGGCTGTGGCCGACATCTTTCTGACGTGGACCTCATCTTCGCGGAGTAACAGCGCTGTGATTGAGGGGACCTGTGGGGTGATCCGGGTCGATGACGACATCCTGCTCCTGGCAGGCGAGAGTGGCGAGCAGAGATGGAAATTCGAGCAGCCGCTCTCACAGGGCTCCCATCATCCGGACTGGTTCAGCCGCGTCAGAGACGACTTTTTGCGGGAGATTTCGGATGAGACGCAAAAAGGGACAAATCTGGCCGAGGCTTCGCTCTGCGCGCAGCTTCTGCATCTTGCCAAGGAATCGCACGGTCGAGGAGGTAAGGCGTTAGCCGTTAGCGGGTAGCCGAGAGCTGACGACTGAGCGCTGAACGCTTTCTTTCAGATGGCCAAGCAGGCAGTCACAATCGTGATCGTAATCTCAAAGGGCTCGGGCGACGTCAGTCCGGACACTGTTGTGGCCGGCGTCCCATTGCTTCGGCGGATTGTGATGGCCGCCTCCCGCGCGGGCAGTGACGAGATTGTTGTGATGGACACCGGCTGGCCAGGGCTCGCGAGGTTGATAGCAGGAACGCGGGCGGGACTGCTTTCTCCAGCCCAGCTCGCCGATCTGCCGATGCGTAACCGCACGCAGACGGATCGCCCGTACCCCAGCCGTATTCTGGTGCTTACCAGTAATCTCCTACCCCACCCCTCGCTACTCACGTATTTAACCGAGATGCCGTTACATATTGAGACGATGCATGTTCCTATAGACGGGATCGCTGCCGTTGAGACGGCTGATCCTCAGGTCATTTTGTCAATGATTGGGCGCGCCGATGATGATCGATTGCTGTTCTCTGCGCTGGAGCGGACCTACCAAAAGGCAGGCGCCCCTATGGACAACACGCGCTGCGTCCGGGTCTTAAACCGAGAGGACCTTTGTAGTGCCGAACGGTGGCTCTTGCGGGGCCTGATTAAAGATACGGAAGGCTTTATGTCAAAGCATGTCGAGCGGAAGATCTCACTGGCGGTTACCCGACGCCTTGTGGATACGGACATTACCCCGAACCAGATGACAGCCGTCAGTGTGGCGATAGGTGTGCTGGGAGCCCTCTTCTTCTTCTCAACCATGCCCGCGTATCAATTGACCGGCGCGCTCCTGTTTCTCCTGCATTCGATCCTGGACGGCTGCGATGGGGAGATCGCCAGACTCAAGTATCTGGAATCTCGACTGGGCGGCATTCTGGATTTCTGGGGAGATAATGCGGTGCACTCAGCGGTCTTTATGTGCATCGGTCTGGGATGGCAGATGGCCATCAAAGCCTCATTCCCTTTGGTCTTAGCAGCGTCCGCGGTGATCGGAACCCTCTTGTCGGCCGGTTTCGTCTACCGACAGACCATGCGGAACAAGACCGACGAAGGGCCGCTGTTTACCTCTGTCACCACCTCTGAAGCCCCATCTCGCCTCTCCACCATTGCCGATACTCTCGCAAGGCGGGATTTTATTTACCTCGTTGTTATCCTGTCAGCCTTCGGAAAGGCTCATTGGTTTCTGGTTCTGGCCGCCTTCGGCTCGCCGATTTTTTTCTTCGTATTACTGTGGACCTCACACAGGGAAAGGGTAAAGGCATGAGCGACAAGAGTTCTTTCTATCCTGAACTGATCAGGGAGATTAAGCCGGCCTCCGGTACGCTTGGGGTGCTGCTCCCGGGTCTTGGGGCGGTGGCTACGACCCTGATTGCGGGAGTCCACCTGATCAACAAAGGCGTGGCTCAGCCATACGGTTCTCTCACGCAGATGCAACGGATGCGCCTCGGCAAGCGAACCAGTCCCCGGTTTGCCCTGATCAAGGAGGTGGTTCCCCTCTCTGGCCTGAACGATCTGGTCTTTGCCGGTTGGGATATCTTTCCGGAAGACGCCTATCAGACCGCCTGCCATGCCGGGGTTCTGCCCAGGGAGTTGCTGGACCAGGTCAAAGACCGGCTGGAATCCGTCAGGCCATGGCCGGCGGTCTTTGAACAGGCCTACGTGCGGAGGCTTTCTGGGCCACATCTCAAATCCGGGCCGAGCAAGAAGCACCTGGCGGATATGCTGGTCGAGGATATCGAGACATTCCGCCTGAGAGAGGGAATCCAGCGGGCCGTCATGATCTGGTGCGGATCCACGGAGGTCTTCACGCAGCCGACCCCCGTGCATGAGACGATCGAGGCCTTTGAGGCCGGCCTGAAGGCGAACGCTCCGGAAATCTCCCCATGTATGATCTACGCCTATGCCGCCATCTCGGCCGGTGTCCCCTTTGCGAACGGGTCGCCTAATCTGGCAGTGGATATCCCGGCGTTGGTCGAGTACGCCCGCCGGCGTCACGTTCCGATCGCTGGAAAAGACTTTAAGACTGGCCAGACCTTTCTGAAAACCGTGGTCGCACCCGGGCTACAGGCCAAGATGCTGGGGTTGGCTGGCTGGTTTTCCACCAATATCCTGGGTAATAGGGACGGCGAGGTGCTGGATGATCAGGGATCGTTCAAAACGAAAGAGGTGAGTAAGGGTTCGGTGCTTGGCGCGATTCTGCAGCCGGAGCTCTATCCGGAGCTGTATGGCCAGGTTTTTCACAAGGTCCGCATTGAGTATTATCCGCCGCGTGGCGACGCCAAGGAGGGGTGGGACAACATCGACATCTTCGGTTGGCTCGGCCAGCCGATGCAGATCAAGATCAACTTCCTCTGTCGGGATTCTATCCTGGCAGCGCCGGTGGTTCTGGACCTTACGCTGTTTCTGGATCTGGCTCAACGAGCCGGATTATCGGGTATTCAGGAGTGGCTCTCGTTCTACTTCAAATCTCCGATGGCCCGAGCAGACCTGAAGCCGGAGCACGACCTGTTTATCCAGCATCTGAAGCTGACCAACACCTTACGCATCCTGGTCGGAGAGGAGGTGCTTGATCACTCCGGGCTTGATTACTACGAATCCGGAGATGCGTATCGAGTGGGCATGGGCGGGGCCTGAGCCTGTCCTGAGTGGTTCGACATAGCTCATCACAGGCTCCGCGAAAGGGCGGCGCGGCTACATCGACTCTTTCTTCGTCGCCGGTCCCAGCCCTTCCGACTCTCGCTTGAGCCGCATCTTTTTGACAAGGGCCTCGTACGACTGGCCCCGGATGACCTTATCGAACTGGATTCGGTAATTCCCCACGATGCTCACCTCGTCGATGACCACGTCGCAGGGAATCCAGGCATTGCCTCGACGAACGAGGGTAAAGTCCACAAAGGTCGGCTCGTTCCGTTTCGAGAGGAACTTGGTCTTGACGACGGCGTCCTGCGCATCGATCTGTTCCGAGAGGTAGGTCACGTGCTGGTCGCCAAGGTGATCGACGACTAATGTGGTATAGGATTCAACGAACAGGTCCCCGAACAACTCAACGAAATCCTTTCGTTCCTGACCTGATCGCTTCGCCCAGTGATTGGCCAGCGAGCGGCGCGCCATCTCCTGCAAGTCGAACCAGCGCAAGATCCGCTCCTTCACCATCGACTTTCGCGCTGCCTCCTTTGTCTTCTCTTGCAGAGTGGGGTCCTGCACAATAGCGGTAAGCTGATCCAGTTCGGTCTTCACCTGATCGGTGGTTCCGCTCGCGAAGGCGAACCCCACAAAGATCGACAATCCCAGGGTCAGCACTCCACTCAACAGTCCTGTTCGCACGGATACCCTCATCGCGCTTGACATGTTACTTCTCCTTTGAGTTGAATATCGTATCCTGTTCTATGAGTCCGGAACCCGAAATCGCCTTTTTTGATGGGTGTCTGGCAACAACGGTGAGAAGGGCCGGCAGCACAACCACAGAGACCAACAGGACGGCCCCCACCCCCAGCGTCACCAAAAGACCGATGCTGTATGCGCCGCGGTGGTGAGCCATAAGGAGGCTGCCGAAGCCGATCATGGTTGTCAACGATGAGAGCACGACGCCTTTCCCGATGCTCTTTGGCAGTATGGCGGCCTCCCCCTCTTCTCGGAAGCGATGGATGATCAATAGGCCGTTTTCCACTCCTGGCGCCACAATCAGCGGAATGATAATTAAGTTGGCCAGATTGAACTTCAAATGAAAGAGTTCCATCAGGCCGGCGATCCAGATGGCTCCGATCAGCAGCGGGACCTTAGCCAGTAGGAAGTAGCGTAGATCGCGCAGATTCAGCAAGAACAGCGCAGCCACCCCGATCAAGGCGTAGATCGCCACATGCTGATACCCGCGCTTCATCGCCGAGATCACCTCGAACCCCTTGACCGGGTCGCCGACGGCGTCTGGATCCACTGATCGTAACTCACTGACGAACGTAATCTGCGTGGCAAACTCCCACGGGTCACCCTTGGGGTAGACCCGAATCAGGTACGAACCGTCCCGCCCCACAAACTGCTTTTTCAGATCGTTCGGCACATCATCGAGCCCAACCGAACCGGAGGCGACCGCGCTGTCGAGGCGCGACATCTTATCATAGAAATCGTCGAAGAGTTTATCCTGAAAGATGGTAAGTCTGCGACGGACCTCGGTGTTGCCGCGCTGCTGGATCCGGCGCTCAAACCGATCGACTAGGCTCCGCACCCGTGCCATCTGCTCCAGGGGCGGTTTTTCCTTCCCGGTCCACTTTTCCGCGTCCTCGGCTGCCAACATCTTGGCCTTGATCCGCTGCAGCGTATTCAGCAGCTCATCGAGATCAACCGGTTCCAGCCTGGAAAGTTTTGAGAGGTCGACCCCAGACAGTAACGGTTTCAGCTCACGAGCCAGCATAAGCTTGCGCTCCTGATCCTCCGGGATGAGCATCGCGATACTTTCCACCCTACTCACCGAGGGGAGGGCTTCGAGAGTTTTCGTCTTTGTTCTGACCTCTTCGAGACTTTCAGCCAGGATGACCCCATAAATGTTCGAACGCTCCGACTGTCGGATGATCTTCAGCTCCCAGTCGACCGACTCAGTTCCTTCCGCCTGAAGATGGAGCACGTTGCCGTCGAATTCGATGCGGTTCATCGCATACAGGGCTGCCAGCGTACCGATTGTCGACAGGAGTAGGACGGTGCGTGGCCGGCGATAACAGAATTCCATAAAATCCGGGGGTTTCGGCAGGTGCGGCAGCGGGAAATGGGCTTCACCGATTTTAACCTCAATAGCGTGCCCTTCGGCTGCGGCGACAGCGCGTCTCGCCGAACCATCTACAGCGGATCGTTTATCCCACAATAGCAGTAGTGGAGGCAATACGACAAAGGTCGAAACCAGCGTCAGCAACAGGCCGCACCCGGTGATCAGACCCAACTCCTGCAATACGCCGACACCAGTCAGAAGAAGGGCAAAGAGGCCGACAGAGGTCGTGATGGCCGCGTGCAGAATCCCCGGACCGGCGCCCTCGAACGCCTGTTCCAACGACTCATGAACGGTGTGACCCCCGCCTCGCTCCTCTTCATACCGGGCTACGAGATGGATCCCGTAGTCCATCCCGATGCCGATCAGCATCGGCGCCAGCACCATCGACATCATGTTCAGATGGCCGACCGTCACGGCGGCGAATCCGAAGGCCCAACAGACCCCCATGACCAGCGCAATCAGTCCCATGACAGGTCTGACCACACTGCGAAACACCAGCACTACCAGCAGGGCGACACCGCCAAGTGAGACGAGGGTCATCAGGCCGGAATCCCGTTGCGCGGCGGTTACCTCATCGTACTCAAGAGCAGGACCGCCCGTCACCCCGGCTTTGACCCCGGGATATCGGGATTGCAGCGACCGGATCTCCCGACGGATCGACTGAATCGGCCGCTCAAACTTGTGCAGGCTTGTCGTATCTGCCTTCACGGTAGCCAGGACAAAAAGGAGCTGTTTGTTGTCGGACCACAGATAACCTTCCCGGTCGCCGTTGTCCTCCGCTTCGACCATGAACTGTTTCCACGGCGAGGTATAGCTTCGAGGACCGCTTGCCCAGGCTTCAAGCTGCGTGAGCAGCGCGATAAGCGGCTGAAGCTCCACGGGACGTTTGACCTCGCCCTCGTCCTCTTCGCCCAGGAAGCCGGTAAACAGACGACCGACTAATGCCGAACTGATCTCTCGGTGGATCAGTTGAAACAGGCGATTCACGCCTGGTCTGGCTGATAGCTCGTTGAGGAGCAAACTGTGTTCTGAAAGCTTCTCATGCAGATCGCCGAGCTGTTTCGGGGTCAAGTACATCAGAAAATAATCCTCTAATGACGTGAGATCAAAACGATAGATGACCTCCTCGATATCCGCCAACGCCTCCAGCCGTCCTGCAAGGACAGCAGCGTAGCGCTTCGCCTGTTCCTGGTCGGCGGCCTCTACGACGATCACGACTCGGTCCGGGTCGCCGAACGCCTGATTATAGCGTTCCTGAACCTGGCCGACTCTGCCGCCGAGAGAGGACATCGCCTGATGGGTGGAGGTAAAGCTCAGCCGGCCAATCGCCACCCAGATTGAGAGCAGTGTAAGCAGTATTGCAGCAACCAGTGTCGTTCTGGGGTAGGCGAGTACTGTATAGGACAACAGCTTTCGAAGACTCATCCGGCAGGCCTCACGTCCGACAGTGTGCTCCAATGAAAGGCATTCTCGGGATCATTCGGCGATCGAAGCGATCACACGCTGCTTCCCCCAGCGATTCGATCGACAGCCTGGCACGCTCAATCTCCGCCAGAAACTGACCCAGCCCCGATCGGGATCGATCCGGATCATACGCGTTGACTTTTTCAACTCCTTCTATCAGGAGGGAAAGCGCACCCCCAAGATTCCGGTTCTCGAGGTGGTAAAAGCCGACCGCGATTTGGATGAGCCCCTGCAGAAGAAGGCGTATCCCCCCCTCTTGCGTGAGCCATACCGTCTCGAGAATTTCATGCACCTCGAAGAAAAGACCCTCATTAAACAGGTATGCAGCCTCTTCCAGCGCCCGCTCCACCGGGCCGGCTGAGCCCAACCTCCGCCGTGATACCAGTTCCAACACCCGGCAATAGGCATTAATCCTGTCCGTTGCGGCGGACAGTTCCGCTTGTAGCTCATCCCCAGCGGCTGGCTGCCTCTGCCTGCTCATTATATCCCCAAACGAGCGCCGCAGATACAGCGATGCGGTCCGATTTTCCATTCGGAGCGCCTCCTTCAACAGCTCGCTCAGCCGGTCGCGAAGCTCGATGCTGCGGATCGGAGGCAGAATGGTTCGCATCATACATCCGGCGGCCTGCTTGAACCGGCCTCCAGCGCCCAAGTCGTTTCAGGCACCTTGTGACTTCCGCTTGGCCATCTCCTCTTCGCGTAAGGTTCGACGGAGCGCCTTCCCCACGACTGTTTTCGGTAGCTCCTGCCTGAACTCCACTAGGGTGGGTACCTTATGCTTTGCCATCCTCTGCTTGCAAAAGTCGATGATCTCTTGTTCGGTGGCGCGCTCGCCCTCTTTCAGAACGATATAGACCTTGACCGTCTCTCCACGGTATGGGTCAGGCAGGCCGACCGCCACTACCTCTTTGACCTTTAGATGTTCATACAGCGGCTCTTCAACCTCCCGGGGATAGACATTAAAGCCGCCCGCGATGATCATCTCTTTTTTACGATCTACGATAGTGAAGTAGCCCTGCTCATCCATGAAACCGATGTCGCCCGTGTACAACCATCCATCTCGAAGCACCATAGCGGTCTCGTTCGGCTGATTCCAATATCCTGCCATTACCTGAGGGCCCTTGACCACCACCTCGCCGATCTCTTGAGGCGGCAGCATACGCTCACCAGTCTCGATATCGACGATCATGGCGTCGGTGTCCGGGAGCGGCAGACCGATCGTCCCGATCTTCCGAGCGCCAAAGAGCGGGTTGGCGTGAGTGACCGGAGAGGCTTCGGTGAGACCGAACCCCTCTACAAGGCGAGCGCCGGTCAACGCTTCGAACCTGTTCGCCACCTCGACCGGTAGTGGCGCGGCCCCACTCAAGCAGGCTTTGATCGAATGGAGATCGTACCCGCCTACCTCCGGGTCATTATTGATGGCCACATACATCGTCGGGACACCGGGGAAAAGGGTGGGGCGGTACTTGGCGATCGTCTTCAGGACTTCCGGTACCTTGAATTGCGGTAAGAGCACCATCGTGTGACCCAGCGAGATGCAGAGGTTCATCACTACCGTCATCCCATAGACGTGGAAGAACGGGATCGCCCCAAGGAAGACCTCGATCCTGTTCTTCTCCCCTTCGACTGAGCTCAAGGCGGGCTTCACCATCCACGCGCCGGTCTGTATCGTATTGGCGATCAGATTCCTGTGTGTCAGCACGGCTCCCTTCGCCAGACCTGTCGTGCCGCCGGTGTACTGCAGCAGCGCTGGATCATCCGGGCCGACCATGATTGCGGGGGACGTTGTAGGAGCTGAACTAAGTACTTCCGAAAACCATTCCGTTCCCGGTTGTCGCTCTACAGCAGGTCTGTGCCCCTGCGGTTTCTCCTTCAGGAGGGTGAACAACAGCCGGAGCAGGGGCGGGAAATACTCCTTGATATTTGTCACGATGATCCGCTTGAGACCGGTCTTTGGCGCGACCTCTCTAACGAGCGGGTAGAGCTTTGACAATACCACGATGGTCTCTGCGCCGGAATCGTTCAGTTGGTGCGTGAGCTCTCGCGTGGAGTAAAGCGGGCTGGTCGAGACCGCGAGACCTCCTGCGCGCAGCGTTCCGTAGTAGGCGATGACCATCTGAGGGCAGTTCGGGAGCAAGAGCGCCACCCTGTCGCCCTTCGTCAGTCCCCGGTCTGCGAGGGCGGCGGCAAACCGTGCGGCAGCCTCATCCAGGGCGCGATAGGTCAGTCTCCTGCCATAGAAGATGATCGCATTCCGGTCCGGATACTTCTGAGCGGAGACCGAGAGGAAGCGATGGAGCGGGATATCCGGATACTCGAGGCGTCTTGGAACCCACTGATCATAGTGGACGAACCAGGGTCGGTCGAGGCCTTGGTTCGTGGCGACAACTGTGTCAGCCAATCCGCACTCCTTTAACTTCCGGTAATCTCTTCGCCTATCAACGAAACGGCCGCCCGTGTGATACAACATCCCCGGATAGTGGTTGGAGCCTGTGTAGAATATCCGAGACTCCTTTAAAGCGGCCAGTGGGATCGGACACTTACCGACCCTTCGGCATCTCAGTATTCGATAGGCATGGGAGTGTTGTCTTGCGGAACGGCACTTCAGAGGATAACGTAAAGCAGCGCGGATTCGCAACCAGAAAACTTCTTGCCGATTAGGTCAGGGCATGACGTAAAAGGTCGGGTCTATCAGTGATGATCCCGTCTATTCCGAGATCAATAAAGTGGCGCATCTGAGCAGGCTCGTTTACCACCCAGACAACAAGTTGAAGCCCGGAGGCACGGCAGGCATCAATTTCTGTTTTTGTCACAAGGCTGCACTCGAGAGCCATGGCGTCTACTTTGCTGGGGCCGGCTACCGCCGACATCGACATGGGTCGCCCCACGAGCAAGGCGGCGGTCCGTAGGCAGGGCTCCAGCTCTTTTAGCCTGAACAGCGCATGATGATCGAAAGACGCGACGGCTACCTGCGAGAGGACCTGATGCTCGCGCAAGGCCGACACCACCCGCTCCTCGATGCCGGGAAAGAAGGCTGATCCCGCCTTGACCTCAAGTGCGAGCGGGACCTTTCCAGCAAAACGATCGAGGACCTCAGCAAGTGTGGGGATACGCTGGCCGGCGAAGCTTTCGCCGAACCAGCGTCCGGCATCCAACTGCTTCAGTTCCTGCAGGCTGTGGGTATGGACCGGCCCCCGGCCATCGGTAGTCCGATCCAGCGTGACATCATGAATGACGACCAACTCGCCATCGCGGCTGACGTGGAGGTCCAACTCGATGGCGTCGGCTCCCAGCTCGACTGCCTTTTCAAAGGCTGCCATCGTATTCTCCGGCGCCTGCGCCGACGCCCCTCGGTGCGCGATATTCAGCGTCATGACACTCCTCCTAATCTCACGTCCCACCCAGCTACCGGTCTGCCCTTTGGCTAGCCTGCGTGTTCGCCCAACCTCTGTACATTGCTGTCAAATCTCTCTTGACGTCTACTCGCGCCGTGCCGCGAAGTGAGTAGATCGAGGCTCGAGAGAGGAGGGCACCGGAGGTGTACGTGTTTGTACATTGAGGATGCCCGACGACCGAGAACGATGAGATGCGACGTTTCACGGTACGGCGCTAGATGACCAGGACCAGCTTGCCGAAAAGCTTACGGTCCTCCATCGCACATTGCGCCGCAGCGGCCTCCTTGAGCGGAAAGACCCGATCCACTACCGGCTTCAGCGTCCCGCGTGCGAGTTCCTGTACGATCCGCAGCAGATCGGCTTTGGGACCCATGAAGCCGCCCATGATCGACGCCTGGCGCATGAAGAGGTATCGGATGTCGGTTTGGGCCAGATGGCCGGCTGTGGCGCCGCAGGTCACCAGGCGGCCTCCAACGGCCAGGACCGGAATCAGCTTTTCGAACACAGCGCCCCCTACATGCTCGAAGATCACGTCCGCCCCTCGCTTGACCGTAAGACGCCGAATCTCGGCGACAAGGTCCTGGTTGACATAATTGATTCCGTCGTCAGCGCCCAGCGCCCTGGCCTTGTCAAGCTTCTCGTCGCTGCCGGCGGCGGCGATGACGCGAGCGCCGAACAGTTTGGCGATCTGGATG
Above is a window of Candidatus Methylomirabilis tolerans DNA encoding:
- a CDS encoding long-chain fatty acid--CoA ligase, with translation MLYHTGGRFVDRRRDYRKLKECGLADTVVATNQGLDRPWFVHYDQWVPRRLEYPDIPLHRFLSVSAQKYPDRNAIIFYGRRLTYRALDEAAARFAAALADRGLTKGDRVALLLPNCPQMVIAYYGTLRAGGLAVSTSPLYSTRELTHQLNDSGAETIVVLSKLYPLVREVAPKTGLKRIIVTNIKEYFPPLLRLLFTLLKEKPQGHRPAVERQPGTEWFSEVLSSAPTTSPAIMVGPDDPALLQYTGGTTGLAKGAVLTHRNLIANTIQTGAWMVKPALSSVEGEKNRIEVFLGAIPFFHVYGMTVVMNLCISLGHTMVLLPQFKVPEVLKTIAKYRPTLFPGVPTMYVAINNDPEVGGYDLHSIKACLSGAAPLPVEVANRFEALTGARLVEGFGLTEASPVTHANPLFGARKIGTIGLPLPDTDAMIVDIETGERMLPPQEIGEVVVKGPQVMAGYWNQPNETAMVLRDGWLYTGDIGFMDEQGYFTIVDRKKEMIIAGGFNVYPREVEEPLYEHLKVKEVVAVGLPDPYRGETVKVYIVLKEGERATEQEIIDFCKQRMAKHKVPTLVEFRQELPKTVVGKALRRTLREEEMAKRKSQGA
- a CDS encoding glycerophosphodiester phosphodiesterase gives rise to the protein MTLNIAHRGASAQAPENTMAAFEKAVELGADAIELDLHVSRDGELVVIHDVTLDRTTDGRGPVHTHSLQELKQLDAGRWFGESFAGQRIPTLAEVLDRFAGKVPLALEVKAGSAFFPGIEERVVSALREHQVLSQVAVASFDHHALFRLKELEPCLRTAALLVGRPMSMSAVAGPSKVDAMALECSLVTKTEIDACRASGLQLVVWVVNEPAQMRHFIDLGIDGIITDRPDLLRHALT
- a CDS encoding MMPL family transporter; the encoded protein is MSLRKLLSYTVLAYPRTTLVAAILLTLLSIWVAIGRLSFTSTHQAMSSLGGRVGQVQERYNQAFGDPDRVVIVVEAADQEQAKRYAAVLAGRLEALADIEEVIYRFDLTSLEDYFLMYLTPKQLGDLHEKLSEHSLLLNELSARPGVNRLFQLIHREISSALVGRLFTGFLGEEDEGEVKRPVELQPLIALLTQLEAWASGPRSYTSPWKQFMVEAEDNGDREGYLWSDNKQLLFVLATVKADTTSLHKFERPIQSIRREIRSLQSRYPGVKAGVTGGPALEYDEVTAAQRDSGLMTLVSLGGVALLVVLVFRSVVRPVMGLIALVMGVCWAFGFAAVTVGHLNMMSMVLAPMLIGIGMDYGIHLVARYEEERGGGHTVHESLEQAFEGAGPGILHAAITTSVGLFALLLTGVGVLQELGLITGCGLLLTLVSTFVVLPPLLLLWDKRSAVDGSARRAVAAAEGHAIEVKIGEAHFPLPHLPKPPDFMEFCYRRPRTVLLLSTIGTLAALYAMNRIEFDGNVLHLQAEGTESVDWELKIIRQSERSNIYGVILAESLEEVRTKTKTLEALPSVSRVESIAMLIPEDQERKLMLARELKPLLSGVDLSKLSRLEPVDLDELLNTLQRIKAKMLAAEDAEKWTGKEKPPLEQMARVRSLVDRFERRIQQRGNTEVRRRLTIFQDKLFDDFYDKMSRLDSAVASGSVGLDDVPNDLKKQFVGRDGSYLIRVYPKGDPWEFATQITFVSELRSVDPDAVGDPVKGFEVISAMKRGYQHVAIYALIGVAALFLLNLRDLRYFLLAKVPLLIGAIWIAGLMELFHLKFNLANLIIIPLIVAPGVENGLLIIHRFREEGEAAILPKSIGKGVVLSSLTTMIGFGSLLMAHHRGAYSIGLLVTLGVGAVLLVSVVVLPALLTVVARHPSKKAISGSGLIEQDTIFNSKEK
- a CDS encoding DUF309 domain-containing protein — encoded protein: MMRTILPPIRSIELRDRLSELLKEALRMENRTASLYLRRSFGDIMSRQRQPAAGDELQAELSAATDRINAYCRVLELVSRRRLGSAGPVERALEEAAYLFNEGLFFEVHEILETVWLTQEGGIRLLLQGLIQIAVGFYHLENRNLGGALSLLIEGVEKVNAYDPDRSRSGLGQFLAEIERARLSIESLGEAACDRFDRRMIPRMPFIGAHCRT